Proteins encoded by one window of Musa acuminata AAA Group cultivar baxijiao chromosome BXJ2-9, Cavendish_Baxijiao_AAA, whole genome shotgun sequence:
- the LOC103998069 gene encoding large ribosomal subunit protein eL18y — protein MGIDIVAGGRSKKARRTSPRSDDVYLKLLVKLYRFLVRRTGSKFNAVILKRLFMSKINRPPISLKRLSTFMNGKDDKIAVIVGTVTDDKRVYEVPAMKVTALRFTETARASILKAGGECLTFDQLALRAPLGQNTVLLRGPKNAREAVKHFGKAPGVPHSHTKPYVRSKGRKFERARGRRNSRGFRV, from the exons ATG GGTATCGATATCGTCGCCGGAGGCCGGAGCAAGAAGGCGAGGCGAACGTCGCCAAGGTCGGACGATGTTTACCTTAAGCTCCTCGTCAAG CTCTACAGGTTTTTGGTGCGAAGGACGGGTAGCAAGTTCAATGCGGTGATTCTAAAAAGGCTCTTCATGAGCAAGATCAACCGGCCTCCGATATCCCTCAAAAGGCTAAGTACTTTTATGAATGGAAAG GATGACAAAATTGCAGTCATCGTGGGAACGGTGACTGATGACAAGAGGGTTTACGAAGTGCCAGCAATGAAGGTCACGGCTCTGAGGTTCACGGAGACAGCAAGAGCCAGTATTCTGAAGGCAGGTGGGGAGTGCCTGACGTTTGATCAGCTTGCCCTCCGTGCACCTCTTGGACAGAACACT GTACTCCTGAGGGGTCCAAAGAATGCTAGGGAAGCTGTGAAGCACTTTGGTAAGGCACCTGGAGTTCCACATAGCCACACCAAGCCTTACGTCCGATCCAAGGGAAGGAAGTTTGAACGGGCTCGCGGAAGGAGGAACAGTAGGGGTTTCAGAGTTTGA